The proteins below come from a single Parazoarcus communis genomic window:
- the fliM gene encoding flagellar motor switch protein FliM, with the protein MSSDFLSQEEVDALLRGVSGESDEPAEEEVDDGGVRPYNMATQERIVRGRMPTMELINERFARYLRIGLFNYMHRNAEVSVGPIRVQKYAEFVRNLVVPTNLNLVVAKPLRGTGLVVFDPNLVFLVVDNMFGGDGRFHTRVEGRDFTPTEQRIIQGMLNVVFAEYSKAWAPVFKLELEYVRSEMNSQFANIATPSEIVLATSFSLELGGAQAEMHFCFPYSMVEPIRDLLYSTMQSDHLTQDRRWENLLSRQLQTAEVELTCNLGTAKVSLRDIVNMRVGDVIPLHVNDLLLAEVDGVPIIECRHGTQSGQYAIKVERFIGSEEQDINKPAGGQNG; encoded by the coding sequence ATGTCTTCGGACTTTCTCTCCCAGGAAGAAGTTGATGCGCTGCTCCGTGGCGTCAGCGGGGAGTCCGACGAGCCGGCCGAAGAAGAGGTCGACGATGGGGGCGTACGCCCCTACAACATGGCCACCCAGGAACGCATCGTGCGTGGGCGCATGCCCACCATGGAGCTCATCAACGAGCGCTTCGCCCGTTACCTGCGGATCGGCCTGTTCAACTACATGCATCGCAATGCCGAGGTCTCGGTTGGTCCGATCAGGGTGCAGAAGTACGCCGAGTTCGTGCGCAACCTGGTGGTACCGACCAACCTGAACCTGGTCGTTGCAAAACCCCTGCGCGGCACGGGGCTGGTGGTATTCGATCCCAACCTGGTCTTTCTCGTCGTCGACAACATGTTCGGCGGCGACGGTCGCTTTCACACCCGGGTCGAGGGGCGGGATTTCACCCCCACCGAGCAGCGCATCATCCAGGGCATGCTGAATGTGGTCTTTGCCGAGTACAGCAAAGCCTGGGCACCGGTATTCAAACTCGAACTGGAATACGTCCGCTCGGAGATGAATTCGCAGTTTGCCAACATCGCGACGCCATCCGAGATCGTGCTCGCGACCAGCTTCTCGCTGGAACTTGGCGGCGCACAGGCGGAAATGCACTTCTGCTTCCCCTACTCCATGGTCGAGCCGATTCGCGACCTGCTCTACTCCACCATGCAGAGCGACCACCTGACGCAGGACCGGCGCTGGGAAAACCTGCTGTCGCGGCAGCTGCAAACGGCCGAGGTCGAGCTGACCTGCAATCTCGGCACAGCCAAGGTGAGCCTGCGGGACATCGTCAACATGCGGGTCGGCGACGTCATCCCCCTGCACGTAAACGATCTGCTCCTGGCCGAAGTCGATGGCGTGCCCATCATCGAGTGCAGGCACGGAACACAGAGCGGACAGTACGCAATCAAGGTCGAGCGCTTCATCGGCAGCGAGGAGCAGGACATCAACAAGCCAGCGGGAGGCCAGAATGGCTGA
- a CDS encoding flagellar basal body-associated FliL family protein, whose amino-acid sequence MAKAPNKPEAPAGDAPPKKGGKMLMIIIIVVLVLLIVVAGAIGALILLKKGGGENGDHAEAPAAVAPPSAVDLSRPPVFAALDAFTVNLRREEGDHYLQAIIALRVTDQKTADALKGFMPEIRHRINLLLSSKLPSEVQTIEGREALALEILDQVNSALGFPPPAPGQRMTVATPVQSVLFNSFIIQ is encoded by the coding sequence ATGGCGAAAGCCCCAAACAAGCCGGAAGCACCCGCAGGTGATGCACCACCCAAGAAGGGTGGCAAGATGCTGATGATCATCATCATCGTGGTGCTGGTTCTGCTGATCGTTGTCGCTGGCGCAATCGGCGCGCTCATCCTGCTCAAGAAGGGTGGCGGCGAGAACGGCGATCATGCGGAAGCTCCGGCAGCAGTGGCCCCGCCGAGCGCCGTGGATCTGAGCCGCCCGCCGGTCTTTGCCGCGCTCGATGCGTTCACCGTGAACCTGCGCCGTGAAGAGGGTGACCACTATCTGCAGGCCATCATCGCGCTGCGCGTGACCGACCAGAAGACGGCCGATGCACTCAAGGGCTTCATGCCCGAGATCCGGCATCGCATCAACCTGCTGCTGTCGAGCAAACTTCCGTCCGAGGTTCAGACCATCGAAGGGCGCGAGGCGCTGGCGCTGGAAATTCTCGACCAGGTCAATAGTGCGCTGGGCTTTCCCCCTCCCGCCCCCGGTCAGCGGATGACGGTGGCGACGCCGGTCCAGTCGGTTCTTTTCAACTCGTTCATCATTCAGTAA
- a CDS encoding flagellar hook-length control protein FliK → MASQIASSSQTFPFLSTAGSKANSSAYSRDATSSGFSDVLRGQLRSKDASPRHEATSSTERSQDAQSRPESRSDSASEAEKAPERARESREPERADTARSEPAERDTAPADSQAGNEAKTEAPATSEAANEPTEAAMAIAGLPAAIAALLPGARERTATAAIAADGSNKAGLAANIALAGDTQGKSLQNSADSLPKPALNFAQAGQQGQSAIPLQLRPEAQSSFAERAATALQTVSADMPDGAQTSFMHSLRQPGQITTSAPQLTVATPAGQSAWADEVGSRVMWMVGRAESKAELVLTPPHLGKVEVSINLNGDQTTAQFVAATQSARDALEQAMPKLREILAQSGISLGQANVSTSGEQQASGDDRGQRGGRGGIGQNDMDAGGAAPATRWVRQIEGLVDTFA, encoded by the coding sequence ATGGCATCCCAGATTGCATCGAGTTCGCAGACCTTTCCCTTCCTGTCGACAGCGGGAAGCAAGGCGAACAGTAGCGCCTATTCCCGAGACGCCACTTCGTCGGGCTTCTCCGACGTGCTGCGCGGACAGCTCCGGAGCAAGGACGCCAGCCCCCGCCACGAGGCAACATCGAGCACGGAACGCAGTCAGGACGCGCAGTCCCGGCCCGAATCCAGGTCCGACTCCGCATCCGAAGCCGAGAAAGCGCCGGAGCGCGCGCGCGAGTCGCGAGAGCCGGAGCGCGCCGACACGGCGCGCAGTGAGCCGGCCGAACGGGACACCGCTCCTGCAGACTCGCAGGCCGGAAACGAAGCGAAGACAGAGGCGCCGGCGACTTCCGAAGCGGCAAATGAACCCACGGAGGCGGCAATGGCGATTGCCGGTCTGCCGGCAGCGATTGCCGCCCTGCTGCCTGGCGCCAGGGAGCGCACGGCCACGGCTGCGATTGCCGCCGACGGATCAAACAAGGCCGGTCTCGCCGCAAATATCGCCCTGGCGGGTGACACCCAGGGAAAATCACTTCAGAATTCCGCCGATTCGCTCCCGAAGCCTGCGCTGAACTTTGCTCAGGCCGGCCAACAGGGGCAAAGTGCGATTCCGCTGCAACTCAGACCTGAAGCGCAATCGAGTTTCGCAGAACGCGCGGCAACAGCCTTGCAGACGGTCAGCGCAGACATGCCCGACGGCGCGCAGACCTCGTTCATGCACTCGCTGCGCCAGCCGGGCCAGATCACGACGTCTGCGCCGCAACTGACGGTCGCCACGCCCGCAGGCCAGTCCGCGTGGGCAGACGAAGTCGGCAGCCGGGTCATGTGGATGGTCGGTCGTGCGGAGAGCAAGGCAGAACTGGTGCTCACGCCGCCGCATCTGGGCAAGGTCGAAGTCTCGATCAACCTGAACGGCGATCAGACCACCGCCCAGTTTGTCGCTGCGACCCAGTCGGCACGCGACGCGCTGGAGCAGGCCATGCCCAAGTTGCGCGAGATTCTGGCGCAGTCGGGCATCAGTCTCGGGCAGGCCAACGTGAGCACCTCTGGCGAGCAGCAGGCATCTGGTGACGATCGCGGTCAACGTGGCGGTCGCGGCGGCATTGGACAGAACGACATGGACGCAGGTGGGGCCGCACCGGCCACTCGCTGGGTCAGACAAATTGAAGGGCTGGTCGACACCTTCGCCTGA
- the fliJ gene encoding flagellar export protein FliJ has product MTGKFPLQPLLDLANTRMDDAARRLGELIASERSGQQKLEMLENYRAEYRERFVDAARAGIGPDELRNYTAFINRIDDAIAAQHVVVEQSRNHTSQGQKVWMAQRNKVRAFDTLSQRHQDQQSRHESRQEQRASDEHAARQHLERDGD; this is encoded by the coding sequence ATGACAGGCAAATTTCCGCTGCAACCGCTGCTCGACCTCGCCAACACCCGCATGGACGACGCTGCGCGTCGCCTTGGTGAGTTGATCGCATCCGAGCGCAGTGGCCAGCAGAAACTCGAGATGCTTGAGAACTATCGCGCCGAGTACCGGGAGCGCTTTGTCGATGCAGCCCGCGCCGGCATCGGGCCTGACGAGTTGCGCAATTACACCGCCTTCATCAACCGCATCGACGACGCCATCGCTGCGCAGCACGTGGTTGTCGAACAATCGCGGAATCACACCAGTCAGGGCCAGAAGGTCTGGATGGCCCAACGAAACAAGGTGCGAGCCTTTGACACCCTCTCCCAGCGTCACCAGGACCAGCAGTCGCGCCACGAGTCGCGCCAGGAGCAACGCGCCAGCGACGAACACGCTGCACGGCAGCACCTCGAGCGCGACGGCGACTGA
- a CDS encoding GGDEF domain-containing protein, whose protein sequence is MAEPTNPSEIARETLRQLAMRRTPPTPENYLRLYHEIAGTKPAAAPVPERFVRRIAQQLPRDTAERQRLARQLDQALNETDTGAAERALDQYLACLSAEKPQAWNELIATLLRQWEGRQLGWTSARKRESLERVLGASDPNTLHTRLQALLRAWGQAPVDPERPAPGETPELPEQTPQASTASTPSSSDTLVTADADATELIRALRELLALTMESVLPAFLTDHPELISDARLIANATRSATDTHALAVVGKQLRKFAHRLEMTAADDSEIRAGLLDLLKLLLENIDELVIDDQWLGGQIEMLRDIVDKPATPRLIDDASRRLKEVIYKQSQLKHNLSQAQLMLKEMLAGFVDQLASFAESTGSYHDRMGSCARKIAAARDISEIGHLLDEVMTETRSIQIQAERSRDDLSAARQRALDAEKRIDSLHKELEEASHLVRHDQLTGSLNRRGLEEVFIREAARAQRHDIPLCVALLDIDNFKKLNDTLGHQTGDDALVHLSRVVRDNLRPQDTLARYGGEEFVIILPETTLEQADQTLVRLQRELTRVFFMSGEQRVVITFSAGVTPRAHDETIDVVLARADAAMYEAKQSGKNRVVRSGLPQEAGNATLS, encoded by the coding sequence ATGGCAGAACCCACAAACCCCTCCGAGATTGCGCGCGAGACACTGCGCCAGCTCGCGATGCGACGCACCCCGCCGACGCCGGAGAACTACCTGCGCCTGTATCACGAGATCGCCGGCACCAAGCCTGCCGCCGCACCGGTTCCCGAGCGCTTCGTGCGCCGTATCGCCCAGCAGCTGCCGCGCGACACGGCAGAGCGACAGCGCCTCGCGCGACAGCTCGACCAGGCACTGAACGAAACCGACACAGGCGCTGCCGAGCGCGCGCTTGACCAGTATCTGGCATGCCTGAGTGCGGAGAAGCCGCAGGCATGGAATGAGCTCATCGCCACTTTGCTGCGCCAATGGGAGGGCAGACAGCTCGGATGGACCTCGGCCCGCAAACGCGAATCGCTCGAACGCGTGCTCGGTGCGAGTGATCCCAATACGTTGCACACACGCCTTCAGGCGCTGTTGCGGGCATGGGGCCAGGCACCGGTCGATCCCGAACGTCCCGCGCCCGGCGAAACTCCCGAGCTGCCCGAACAGACGCCGCAGGCATCGACGGCATCGACGCCCTCCTCGTCCGACACGCTGGTCACCGCGGACGCCGATGCCACCGAGCTCATCCGCGCCCTGCGCGAACTCCTCGCATTGACCATGGAATCGGTGCTGCCAGCTTTTCTCACCGACCATCCCGAACTGATCAGCGACGCCAGGCTCATCGCGAACGCGACCCGAAGCGCCACCGATACGCACGCGCTTGCCGTCGTCGGCAAACAGCTGCGCAAGTTCGCGCATCGCCTCGAAATGACGGCTGCGGACGATTCCGAGATCCGTGCCGGCTTGCTCGATCTGCTCAAGCTCCTGCTGGAGAACATCGACGAACTGGTCATCGACGACCAGTGGCTCGGCGGTCAGATCGAGATGCTGCGCGACATTGTCGACAAACCCGCGACTCCCCGCCTGATCGACGACGCGAGCCGGCGTCTGAAGGAAGTGATCTACAAGCAGAGCCAGCTCAAGCACAACCTCTCGCAAGCTCAGCTCATGCTCAAGGAGATGCTTGCCGGATTCGTGGATCAGCTTGCCAGCTTCGCCGAGTCGACCGGGAGCTACCACGACCGCATGGGAAGCTGCGCACGGAAGATCGCCGCCGCACGCGACATCTCCGAGATTGGCCACCTGCTCGACGAGGTCATGACCGAAACCCGTAGCATCCAGATTCAGGCCGAACGCTCGCGTGATGATCTTTCAGCCGCCAGGCAGCGTGCCCTTGATGCAGAGAAGCGGATCGACAGCCTGCACAAGGAACTGGAAGAAGCCAGCCACCTGGTGCGCCACGACCAGCTCACCGGCAGCCTCAACCGGCGCGGACTGGAAGAAGTCTTCATTCGTGAGGCGGCACGGGCACAACGGCACGACATCCCGCTGTGCGTCGCGCTGCTCGACATCGACAACTTCAAGAAGCTCAACGACACGCTCGGCCACCAGACGGGTGACGATGCCCTCGTGCATCTGTCGCGAGTGGTGCGCGACAACCTCCGTCCGCAGGACACGCTCGCCCGCTATGGTGGCGAGGAGTTCGTCATCATCCTCCCCGAGACCACTCTTGAGCAGGCCGATCAGACACTGGTGCGCCTGCAGCGCGAGCTCACCCGGGTATTCTTCATGTCCGGCGAACAGCGGGTCGTCATTACGTTCAGTGCCGGCGTGACGCCACGTGCACACGACGAAACGATCGATGTCGTGCTGGCGCGCGCCGATGCGGCCATGTACGAAGCCAAGCAGAGTGGCAAGAACCGTGTCGTGCGCTCCGGGCTTCCGCAGGAAGCAGGCAATGCGACCTTGTCGTAA